TGGAGAAGTCGATCGTCCGCGGGTAGGCGCTCGCGCCCACGACAATCACCTTGGGCTTGTGCTCCTGGGCCAGGCTGGCCACCTGGGCGAAGTCGATGGTCTCCGTATCCCGGGTGAGCCCGTAGTGGACGACCTTGTAGAGCTTGCCGGAGAAGTTGAAGGCCGCGCCGTGGGTGAGGTGGCCGCCGGAGTTCAAGTCCAGGGACAGCAGGGTGTCGCCCGGCTTCATCAGGGCCATGTAGGCGGCCATGTTGGCCTGGCTGCCGGAGTGGGCCTGGACGTTGACGGCCTCGGCGCCGAACAGCTCCTTGGCGCGCTGGATGGCCAGCGTCTCCGCCACGTCCACCACCTCGCAGCCCCCGTAGTAGCGCTTGCCCGGGTAGCCCTCGGCGTACTTGTTCGTCAGCGTGGAGCCCTGAGCCTCCAGCACCGCGGGGCTGACGAAGTTCTCCGAGGCGATGAGCTCGATGCCCTCCTCCTGGCGCTGCGTCTCCTGGCGGAGGACTTGAGCGATCTCCGGATCGATCTCGGCCAGCGTGCGGGTATTTTCCATGGGTTCCCTCGGGAGTAGACGGTGCGGCGAAGGCTCACGCGGAGCCTTTCACCTCAAGACTGGAACGCCCAGGCCCGCCGGAACAAGCACGGCGAGACGGCGGGGGGCAGAAACCTACTTTGTCCTCCAAGCGAGCGTCAGCGCTCCGCATCGGCCTCGCGGATCTTCTGCACGCGCTTCTCATGGCGCCCGCCCTCGAAGGGCGTGGCCAGGAAGGCCTCGAGGATGGTCCGGGCCACGCCCGCGCCCACCACCCGCTGCCCCAGGCAGAGCACGTTGGCGTCGTTGTGGGCGCGGGCCATGCGGGCCTCGAACTCGGTGGTGCACAGCGCCGCGCGCACGCCCCGCTGCTTGTTGGCCATGATGCTCATGCCAATGCCGGTGCCACACACGAGCACCCCGAGCGTGTACTCCCCGGCCGCCACGGCCCGGGCCACCTTCGCCGCGAAGTCCGGGTAGTCCACGGACTCACGGGTGGCAGGGCCCGCGTCCTCGAAGGCAGCGCCCCGCTCCCGGAGCACCGAGACCAGCTCCTGACGCAACTCGAAACCCGCATGATCCGACGCGAGGATGATCTTCACGCGAGCACCTCCTGCTGGGCCTTCCGCGCCCCTCCCGCGCGGCGGGAGGGGCCAGCGGAGCGCCTACTTGAAGCGGCGGAACAGCAGCACCACGTTGGTGCCACCGAAGCCGAACGAGTTACTCATGGCCGTATCCACGCGCACTTCCCGCGGCTGGTTCGGGACGTAGTCCAGATCGCAGTCCGGGTCGGGCGTGGTGAGGTTGATGGTCGGAGGCAGCACCCCGCGCGTGATCGCCAGGACGCTGATGACGGCCTCCGCGCCGCCGGCCGCCCCCAGCATGTGGCCCGTCATCGACTTGGTCGAGGAGACGGCCACCTTGCGGGCATGGTCGCCGAAGACCGTCTTGATGGCCTTCGTCTCGTTCGCGTCGTTGAAGGGCGTGGAGGTGCCGTGCGCGTTGATGTAGCCAACGTCCTCGGGCCGCATGCCGGCGGAGGCCAGGGCCAGGCGGATGCAGCGGGCCGCCCCCTCGCCCTCGGGGGCCGGCGCCGTCACGTGGTGGGCATCGGAGTTGGCCCCGTAGCCCACCAGCTCGGCCAGGATGGTGGCGCCGCGCTTCTTCGCGTGCTCCAGCTCTTCCAGGACGATGATGCCGGCGCCCTCGCCCATGACGAAGCCGTCGCGCTCCTTGTCGAAGGGACGGCTGGCGGCGGCGGGGTCGCCGTTGCGCGACGACAGCGCCTTCATCACCGAGAAGCCACCCATGCCCAGCGGGGTGATGGAGGCTTCGGCACCGCCCGCGATGACCGCGTCACACTCGTTGAGCCGGATGGACTTCCACGCCTCACCGATGGCGTGGGCGCTGGTGGCGCAGGCCGACACCGGGGACCAGTTGGGCCCCTTGGCGCCGTACCGGATGGAGATGAGGCCGGGCGCCATGTTGATGATCATCTGGATGATGAAGAAGGGGGACAGGCGGTCGAAGCCCTTCTCCAGCCCCTTCTTGTGCTGCTCCTCGAGCGAGGAAATGCCTCCGATGCCGGAGCCCACGATGACGCCCACGCGCTCCGGCTCGTAGCCGTTCGGCTTGTCCGTCCCGACGGGCAGCCCGCTCTCGCGCACCGCCAGATCCGCGGCGGCCAGAGCGTACTGAGCGAACAGGTCCATGCGGCGCGACTCGCGCCGGTCGATGAACTCCTCGACCTGGAAGTCCTTCACTTCACCCGCGAAACGGGTGTCGAGCTTCGCGGTATCGAAGCGCGTAATCGGAGCAATGCCCGACTTGCCGGCGAGTAGCGCCTGCCAGTTTTTCTCGGTGCCGGTACCCAGGGCGGTGATCAACCCAGTCCCGGTGACGACGACTCGACGGTTTGACACGTTCCTCTCCAACAGGGGCGCGGCCATGGAACGCTGGAATCAGCGCTCCACCCACCGGCCGCGCCTGGCTTCCTTACTTCTTGTGGGTATTGATGTAGTTGATGGCGTCGCCGACAGTCTTGATGTTCTCGGCCTCCTCGTCAGGAATCTCGACCTCGAACTCCTCTTCCATCGCCATCACGAGCTCCACGATGTCGAGGCTGTCAGCACCCAGATCCTCAATGAACTGGGACTCCGGCTTGATCTCATCCTCTCCCACCCCGAGCTGGTCGGCGATGATGGACTTGATCTTGGTCTCGATGGCTGAGGTCGACATACGTTCAAAATCCTCCAGGGAACCATGTGGGGGCCCAGCGTACTTCCCAGGGCGCGGTCAGAAGCGGGCGCGGTATATCCCACGCCCGCCTGCAATCCAACCGTGGGCTACATGTACATGCCGCCATTTACCTTCAGAACTTCTCCGGTAATGTAGGACGCGGCGTCACTGGCCAGGAAAAGCACGGATTGGGCCACCTCTTCGGCGCCTCCCAGCCGGGCCAGGGGGATGGCGTCCACCATCCGCTTGCGCGTCTCCTCGGGCAGAGAGGCCGTCATGTCCGTGCCAATGAAGCCCGGAGACACGGCGTTCACCCGGATGTTCCGGCTGGCCAGCTCCTTGGCGATGGACTTCGTCAGGCCGATGAGGCCCGCCTTGGAGGCCGCGTAGGCCGCCTGCCCGCCATTGCCCGACTCCCCCACGATGGAGGTGAGGTTGACGATGGCCCCGCCCCGCTGCTTCATCATCGGGC
Above is a window of Stigmatella erecta DNA encoding:
- the rpiB gene encoding ribose 5-phosphate isomerase B → MKIILASDHAGFELRQELVSVLRERGAAFEDAGPATRESVDYPDFAAKVARAVAAGEYTLGVLVCGTGIGMSIMANKQRGVRAALCTTEFEARMARAHNDANVLCLGQRVVGAGVARTILEAFLATPFEGGRHEKRVQKIREADAER
- the fabF gene encoding beta-ketoacyl-ACP synthase II — encoded protein: MSNRRVVVTGTGLITALGTGTEKNWQALLAGKSGIAPITRFDTAKLDTRFAGEVKDFQVEEFIDRRESRRMDLFAQYALAAADLAVRESGLPVGTDKPNGYEPERVGVIVGSGIGGISSLEEQHKKGLEKGFDRLSPFFIIQMIINMAPGLISIRYGAKGPNWSPVSACATSAHAIGEAWKSIRLNECDAVIAGGAEASITPLGMGGFSVMKALSSRNGDPAAASRPFDKERDGFVMGEGAGIIVLEELEHAKKRGATILAELVGYGANSDAHHVTAPAPEGEGAARCIRLALASAGMRPEDVGYINAHGTSTPFNDANETKAIKTVFGDHARKVAVSSTKSMTGHMLGAAGGAEAVISVLAITRGVLPPTINLTTPDPDCDLDYVPNQPREVRVDTAMSNSFGFGGTNVVLLFRRFK
- the acpP gene encoding acyl carrier protein; this encodes MSTSAIETKIKSIIADQLGVGEDEIKPESQFIEDLGADSLDIVELVMAMEEEFEVEIPDEEAENIKTVGDAINYINTHKK